The Nitrospiria bacterium nucleotide sequence ATGCGTCGAGGAGGCGTTCCCCGGGTTTCGGATCGACGGTAAAACCCACGAGCTGCGCGGCTTCGTCCTGGATGTAGAAAGCGCCCCGGCGATAGGCCGCCAACTGTCTCAGATCCGCCACCCCGCGGAGCATCAGGCCGGCGGATGATACCCGGCAGGGCGTCGCCTCTATCCCCTCGCCTTTCAATTCGGCTGCCAGGGCCTCGCGCGCGGCACGAAGCGAATTGACGCGCACGGTGACCGGAGGAATTTCATTGTTCGCGACGCAAAGCGCAACGGTCCGTTCCGGCCCCAGTCTTCCGAGCCAGCGCTTCACCAACCATTCGGGATGGGAATATTTTACCGATATATGAAGGACCGGATCGTCGGACGGATCCGGCAGGGGAATCGTTTCGGCCCGCGTCAGGGCCCGCAGGACGGCATTGACGAACCCGGCGACCGATTTTCCGCCGAAGGTTTTGGCCAAACGCACGGACTCGTCCACGGCCGCCGAGGCGGGAACGCGGTCCAAAAACAGGAGCTGGTAGCTCCCCAACCGCAGCAGATTTTTCAATTTGACGGATTGTCGTTGGCGGGCCCGTGCGGCGAAGCGGCCGATCGCCCAGTCCAGATAGCCGCGACGTCGCAGGACGCCGTAAACCAGCTCGGTGATGAAGGCCCGGTCAAGGGGGCTCAGGTCGCTCGCGCCGAGCGCCCGTTCCATGACAGGATCGGACGACTTCGCCGACTCCACCTGACAGAGGATATCCCAGGCTACTCGCCGCGCATCGGGTTTGATGATGATCCTTTAGGCCGCCCGGCGGATGCCGGCCATCGCCTCCAGGCGCGCGATTCGGTCCTCGATGGGCGGATGGGTTGAAAACAGGGACAAGACACCCTTGCCCGTCAACGGGCTTACGATGAACAAATGGGCCGTCGAGGGATTGGCCTGCATCGGAAACCGTTGAACACCCGTATGCAGTTTGCGCAAGGCCTCCGCCAGCCACAGGGGCTGGCCGCAGAGCTGCGCCCCGCCCAGGTCGGCGTCGTATTCACGCGACCGCGAAACGGCCAAATGGATCAAGGTCGCCGCGATCGGGGCCAGGATCATGACGGCGATCTCGGCCACAAAGCTGAGCGGATGCCGCTCCTCGCGGTCTCCCCCGCCGAAGATCAGGGCCCACTGAAGCATCTGGGCCAGATAGGAGATCGCCCCCGCGATCGTGGCCGCCACCGTGCTGATCAGGATGTCCCGATGGGTCACGTGGGACAATTCATGGGCCATCACGCCCGTGAGCTCTTCTTCCGAGAGGATTCGAAGGATGCCCGTTGTGGCGGCGACCGCCGCATGCTGCGGGTCGCGCCCCGTGGCGAAGGCATTGGGGGTATCGCTCTCGATGAGATAGACCTTCGGCATCGGCAGCTGCGCGCGCGTGGCCAAATTCCGGACGATCCGGTACAGGGCCGGGGCCTCGGCCTCCGAAACCTGCTTGGCCCCGTACATCCTCAGCACGATTTTGTCCGAAAACCAGTAGGCGCCGAAATTCATGACCAAGGCGATCACGAACGCAACCGTCGCGCCGGACCGGCCCCCGATCAGGGAGCCCACAACGACGAACAACCCGGCGAGCAACGCCAGAAAAAAAGTCGTCTTCAGCTTATTCATGTCCTTAACAAACCTCCCTTTACACTCGAAGAATGTATTTTCATTCTACATCAGATTGAAACCGATATGCAAGATCACCCCCCCAGCACTACGCCCGTTTCGACCGGGTGTCCGGCTAAAAAATCCCGGACGCTCATTCGACGTCGGTTGGCCGGTTGAAGTTCCAGGATCTCGAGGAGACCTTGACCCGTCGCCACCGAAATTCCCTCTCGGCCGGTTTTCAGAATCGTCCCCGGAGGACCGCCCGCCGTCGGATCCCCCAGATCCGCCTTCCAGAGGCTCCACCGCTCCTCCTGATAAAA carries:
- the rsmB gene encoding 16S rRNA (cytosine(967)-C(5))-methyltransferase RsmB — encoded protein: MIIKPDARRVAWDILCQVESAKSSDPVMERALGASDLSPLDRAFITELVYGVLRRRGYLDWAIGRFAARARQRQSVKLKNLLRLGSYQLLFLDRVPASAAVDESVRLAKTFGGKSVAGFVNAVLRALTRAETIPLPDPSDDPVLHISVKYSHPEWLVKRWLGRLGPERTVALCVANNEIPPVTVRVNSLRAAREALAAELKGEGIEATPCRVSSAGLMLRGVADLRQLAAYRRGAFYIQDEAAQLVGFTVDPKPGERLLDACAAPGGKSTHLAELMGDRGEITAADADPKRLERVAQNAARLGLGSVRPVAVDATRSLEALGRVLYDRILIDAPCSGLGILRRNPEAKWYKTEALIGRLAALQSKILDRVSPRLKPGGVLVYSTCTTEPEENEEVIGAFLAGHREFRVDSLRTFWSEAPELVTPEGYLDTVLNSCQMDNFFAAKLIKQSKGA
- the htpX gene encoding zinc metalloprotease HtpX, which gives rise to MNKLKTTFFLALLAGLFVVVGSLIGGRSGATVAFVIALVMNFGAYWFSDKIVLRMYGAKQVSEAEAPALYRIVRNLATRAQLPMPKVYLIESDTPNAFATGRDPQHAAVAATTGILRILSEEELTGVMAHELSHVTHRDILISTVAATIAGAISYLAQMLQWALIFGGGDREERHPLSFVAEIAVMILAPIAATLIHLAVSRSREYDADLGGAQLCGQPLWLAEALRKLHTGVQRFPMQANPSTAHLFIVSPLTGKGVLSLFSTHPPIEDRIARLEAMAGIRRAA